GGGGACGATATGCGTCGGACAGCAAGGGAAGCTAGCAATTCCGCACTTCCGAGCCGGCGATCGCGCTGCGAAGGCACGTGAGAATTAGAGTTCAGGTGACGCGATGGCAGCAAATTGAACGCTCGGGGTTCCGTTCGGCGCGAGCAGCGAGTACTCTCAAGGTTAATCAGTTTAGTGCGAGTCAGTTCGGGGAGGACGTACCACCATGAATCTCGACGCGATCGGTTTGGCGGGGTTTGACGTATCGCTATTTGCAAATTCTTGGGATGCCGCGAACGCTTGGCAGCAGGCAGTCCAAAGTAGCTGGCTGCTGGCAATCGACGACCCGGACGTGCTGGGGCAAATGCGCAATGCCTGGAATAACTTCATCGAGTCCGGTCAGGTCTGGGCACTGATAATCGGGCTTTTTCTGGGCTACATCTTCCGCTCGTTCACCGCCTATTAGCAGCCCACCGCTCTCTTGCGATCGATACGGGGCATGTCCTTTCAGGTGAGAATGCTTGGTGCCGCGATTGCAAGCACCTAAATTCCCCTACGGTCGATCCGGCATTTACGTTGACTCACCGCAGATCCGTCCAATCGCACACCTACCGTGACTCAATCGCAAAAAACCTGGAGCGATCGCTTCGAGTCGTCACTGCACCCAGCGATCGCGCGCTTTAATGCCAGCATTGGTTTCGATATCGAGCTGCTGCCCTACGACCTGACCGGCTCCATCGCCCACGCGCAGATGCTCGGTCGCACCGGCATCATCTCTGCCGAGGACGCCAATCGGATTACCAACGGTCTCGAACAAATCCGTGCAGAGGCCGAACGGGGCGAGTTTACACCCGGCATCGATGCTGAGGACGTGCATTTTGCTGTCGAACGGCGGCTGACCCAGCTCATCGGTGACACCGGTAAAAAACTGCATACCGCCCGATCGCGCAACGACCAAGTGGGCACGGACGTGCGACTGTACCTGCGCGATCGGATTCACCACCTGCGCGATCGCGTGCGAGACTTCCAGCGCGCACTGGTCGATCTGGCAGCGGCACACGTGGAGACGCTGATTCCCGGTTATACGCACCTGCAACGGGCGCAGCCGGTCAGTTTGGCCCATCACCTGCTGGCCTACTTCCAGATGGCGCAGCGCGATTGGGAGCGCCTAGGTGAGGTTGCCGCGCGCACGAATATTTCGCCGTTGGGGTGCGGGGCCCTGGCTGGGACAACCTTTGCGATCGACCGCGACGATACAGCTCGACAGCTCGGGTTTGACGGCATTTACGCTAACAGCCTCGATGGCGTCAGCGATCGCGACTTCGCGATTGAATTCATGAGCGCGGCGAGCTTGATTATGATGCACCTGAGCCGCTTGAGCGAGGAAGTGATTTTGTGGTCGTCCCAGGAGTTCGGCTTCGTGACGCTCGCGGATAGCTGTGCCACGGGCTCCAGCATCATGCCCCAGAAGAAAAATCCCGACGTACCGGAGCTGGTCCGCGGCAAAACTGGGCGCGTGTTCGGGCATCTGCAGGGATTATTGGTGCTAATGAAAGGGTTACCGCTGGCGTACAACAAAGATCTTCAAGAAGATAAGGAAGCGCTGTTCGACGCGGTGAAGACAACAGACGCGTGCCTGGAAGCCATGACGATCATGATGTGCGAGGGCATCGAGTTCCGCCAAGCCCGCCTGGACGCAGCCGTAACCGAAGATTTCTCCAACGCTACAGACGTTGCCGACTACCTAGCTGCACGCGGTGTGCCGTTCCGGGAAGCTTACAATCTGGTCGGTCGCGTCGTGCGCACGTGTTTGGCTGCAAACAAACTGCTGAAGGATTTAACCCTCGACGAATGGCAAGAGCTGCATCCAGCCTTCGCTGACGATATCTACGCGGCGATCGCGCCGCAGCAAGTAGTAGCCGCGCGCAACAGCGCGGGGGGCACCGGTTTCGAGCAGGTACGTCAGGCGATCTTGGCAGCACGAGCATTGCTAGACGACGCAGCCAGCCCTAGCAGCTGACAGGCTGGTCGGTACAACTTCCAGAATGAAAGTCCCGTTTCACCGTCCTTTCAGACTTGAAGTATCAAAAAAGCAGCTCCTCAACTGCTATAGCTGGCCCCCTTTCTGCAGGATTCCTGGAGCAACTCATGCAACGATCGTGGCACTTTCTATCGACGGTGGCGGGAATCGTCTTCCGCCATCCGATTGCAGGCGCGACGATCGTCCCGGTGCTTCCAGACGAGCGGATCGTACTGGTGCGGCGGCGCGACACGAATCGGTGGGGACTGCCCGGCGGCATCGTCGACTGGGGTGAGGACCTGCCTACGACGGTGCAACGGGAACTGACCGAGGAAACCGGCCTGGAATTGGTTGCCATTCGACGTTTGGTCGGCGTGTATTCGGCTCGCGATCGCGATCCGCGCGTGCATTCCATCAGTATCTTGGTCGCTGCCGACGCCAGCGGCACGCTACAGGTCCGCGACAGAGACGAAATTACGGAGGTCGCTGCCTTCGAACGCGCGGCTTTACCGCTCGGGACGCTCAGCCACGACCACGATCGCCAGTTGCGCGATTATCTGTCCGGTGCAACTGTTGTTGCCTGAGGGTGAAGGCGATCGCGCAATTGTCCCCAATCTTTTGAGGCGAACGTGAAGCTCGTATCAGCTGGCTGGCGGTCCGATTTGCTCGATCGCGTCCGCAACGCGCCGAGTCACATCTGTCGACAGGGGTACGTAGCCTAATTCGGCGCTCATGGCTTGACCGTCGGCGAGCGCCCACTGCAGCACTTCACGCAAGGTAGCTGCTTTGATTGGATCGTCGTAAGTACGGTACGCCAACACCCAGCTGTACGTCGCGATCGGATAGGCGTCGGGACCGTCTGGGTCAGTAACAAAAGCACGCAGGTCGTCGGGGAGTTCCACGCTGTCTAGAGCGATCGCGGTAGTTTCCAAGGTCGGCTCGACGTAATTGCC
The sequence above is drawn from the Rubidibacter lacunae KORDI 51-2 genome and encodes:
- the argH gene encoding argininosuccinate lyase; protein product: MTQSQKTWSDRFESSLHPAIARFNASIGFDIELLPYDLTGSIAHAQMLGRTGIISAEDANRITNGLEQIRAEAERGEFTPGIDAEDVHFAVERRLTQLIGDTGKKLHTARSRNDQVGTDVRLYLRDRIHHLRDRVRDFQRALVDLAAAHVETLIPGYTHLQRAQPVSLAHHLLAYFQMAQRDWERLGEVAARTNISPLGCGALAGTTFAIDRDDTARQLGFDGIYANSLDGVSDRDFAIEFMSAASLIMMHLSRLSEEVILWSSQEFGFVTLADSCATGSSIMPQKKNPDVPELVRGKTGRVFGHLQGLLVLMKGLPLAYNKDLQEDKEALFDAVKTTDACLEAMTIMMCEGIEFRQARLDAAVTEDFSNATDVADYLAARGVPFREAYNLVGRVVRTCLAANKLLKDLTLDEWQELHPAFADDIYAAIAPQQVVAARNSAGGTGFEQVRQAILAARALLDDAASPSS
- a CDS encoding NUDIX domain-containing protein — its product is MQRSWHFLSTVAGIVFRHPIAGATIVPVLPDERIVLVRRRDTNRWGLPGGIVDWGEDLPTTVQRELTEETGLELVAIRRLVGVYSARDRDPRVHSISILVAADASGTLQVRDRDEITEVAAFERAALPLGTLSHDHDRQLRDYLSGATVVA